The following are encoded in a window of Thermoanaerobaculia bacterium genomic DNA:
- a CDS encoding DUF6064 family protein → MKLPFTRAQFLDVFGAYNGAVGPAALALWLAAALLAWGMLARRPAGGRVMAAYLSVLWFWNAVVYHGIFFRRVNPAAIGFALLFAVEGVLLAGLAVFGRGIRPAAHGPRPVGERPTAGGSWRAAAGAVFLIAALAYPLAVLAAGERWPRLPTFGVPCPTVLFTVGVFLRRDFPIREIVSAVPLVWCVFGGSAAVLLGMAPDYSLWAAGAAIIADLAGKRRRRRAERRLR, encoded by the coding sequence ATGAAACTCCCCTTCACGCGCGCGCAGTTCCTCGACGTCTTCGGCGCGTACAACGGCGCCGTGGGACCGGCCGCGCTCGCGCTCTGGCTCGCCGCGGCTCTTCTCGCGTGGGGAATGCTCGCGCGCCGCCCGGCAGGAGGCCGTGTCATGGCGGCGTACCTCTCGGTCCTCTGGTTCTGGAACGCCGTCGTCTATCACGGCATCTTCTTCCGCAGGGTCAATCCGGCCGCGATCGGCTTCGCCCTCCTCTTCGCCGTCGAAGGCGTGCTGCTCGCCGGCCTCGCCGTGTTCGGCCGGGGAATTCGTCCCGCCGCACACGGGCCGCGCCCCGTGGGGGAGCGTCCCACCGCCGGCGGAAGCTGGCGCGCCGCCGCGGGAGCGGTGTTCCTGATCGCCGCGCTCGCGTACCCTCTCGCCGTTCTCGCCGCCGGCGAGCGCTGGCCGCGCCTGCCGACGTTCGGCGTTCCCTGTCCGACGGTCCTCTTCACCGTCGGCGTCTTCCTGCGGCGCGACTTTCCGATCCGGGAGATCGTCTCGGCGGTGCCGCTCGTCTGGTGCGTCTTCGGTGGCTCGGCGGCCGTCCTCCTCGGGATGGCGCCCGATTACTCGCTGTGGGCCGCCGGCGCGGCGATCATCGCCGACCTCGCCGGAAAGCGGCGCCGGAGACGCGCGGAGCGCCGGCTCCGCTGA